One window of the Triticum dicoccoides isolate Atlit2015 ecotype Zavitan chromosome 3B, WEW_v2.0, whole genome shotgun sequence genome contains the following:
- the LOC119275790 gene encoding protein PHYTOCHROME KINASE SUBSTRATE 4-like, with translation MDRYRVAPARPVFLSGHLQPAAASRRSGGAERELDIFTAERYFNAADAVKYSAAAVHADHPPRQLPVAAVDAAASQSGRTAASSEPSWNSRSGLLASNQSPSAARQHDKGYGSGVNGVVVLDTRDDRYHRGGKKPAAGAFGQRWGIFSRDCPCAGRKAVTVDVASEPTTPRIHARFDAGEESAVFKANGLPPPSPNDEPGVMKIFTTGSCAFPLRANNNILAPAQNNGVNASFPAFPPDVGRRVVSSGGFTFPVISPSKAISSVVDEPPRESLEVFRPIDEDSVVLVDPPPPLAAAGFLRAPAVVAATDDDAMSDASSDLFDLESFAASSSYPTTYRGRSSRRNSGDDDLAYAAAAAAEPALSECMYAPSEASVVWSVATAEGVAYDAGSVANFSSAASACGVDEFRFVPPGSAAGHDGFTAAMSRSAGRKKGGGFLDSCRCEKAVSVGPTPVRVARPPAVPAKKTAMGLESGGVARYHNRRVHMPVRT, from the coding sequence ATGGACCGCTACAGAGTGGCGCCGGCGCGGCCTGTCTTCCTCTCTGGCCACCTGCAGCCCGCGGCTGCTAGCCGGCGCTCGGGTGGCGCCGAGCGGGAGCTCGACATCTTCACGGCCGAGCGCTACTTCAACGCCGCGGACGCCGTCAAGTACAGCGCCGCCGCGGTCCATGCGGACCACCCGCCGCGCCAGCTGCCCGTCGCCGCCGTGGACGCGGCTGCAAGCCAGAGCGGCCGCACCGCGGCGTCGTCGGAGCCCAGCTGGAACAGCCGCTCCGGGCTGCTCGCCAGCAACCAGTCGCCGTCCGCGGCTAGGCAGCACGACAAGGGCTATGGCAGTGGCGTCAACGGCGTCGTCGTCCTAGATACGAGGGACGATCGGTATCACCGCGGCGGCAAGAAGCCTGCCGCCGGCGCCTTCGGGCAACGCTGGGGGATCTTCAGCCGGGACTGCCCCTGCGCCGGCAGGAAGGCGGTCACCGTCGACGTCGCCTCCGAGCCGACGACCCCGAGGATTCACGCGAGGTTCGACGCCGGGGAGGAGAGCGCCGTCTTTAAggccaacgggctgcctcctccgtCTCCAAACGACGAGCCCGGCGTGATGAAGATTTTTACGACGGGGAGCTGCGCGTTCCCGCTTCGcgccaacaacaacatcctcgcccCGGCGCAAAATAACGGCGTAAACGCTTCGTTTCCCGCTTTCCCGCCCGACGTTGGCCGCCGCGTCGTGAGCTCTGGCGGATTCACCTTCCCGGTGATCAGCCCGTCGAAGGCCATCAGCAGCGTCGTCGACGAGCCGCCGCGCGAGTCGCTGGAGGTGTTCCGTCCCATCGACGAGGACTCGGTGGTGCTCGTGGACCCTCCGCCGCCCCTTGCCGCGGCCGGCTTTCTGCGCGCGCCGGCGGTCGTGGCGGCGACGGACGACGACGCGATGAGCGACGCGAGCTCGGACCTGTTCGACCTGGAGAGCTTTGCAGCGTCATCGTCGTACCCGACCACGTACCGTGGTCGCAGTAGCCGGCGCAACTCGGGGGACGACGACTTGgcgtacgccgccgccgccgccgcggagccAGCGCTGAGCGAGTGCATGTACGCGCCAAGCGAGGCGAGCGTGGTGTGGAGCGTGGCCACGGCCGAGGGCGTCGCCTACGACGCCGGCAGCGTGGCCAACTTCTCGAGCGCGGCGTCTGCGTGCGGCGTCGACGAGTTCCGGTTCGTCCCGCCGGGGTCCGCCGCCGGCCACGACGGCTTCACCGCCGCCATGTCCCGAAGCGCCGGCCGCAAGAAAGGCGGCGGGTTCTTGGACAGCTGCCGGTGCGAGAAGGCTGTCAGCGTCGGGCCGACCCCCGTCCGTGTGGCTCGCCCGCCGGCGGTCCCGGCTAAGAAGACGGCGATGGGGCTGGAAAGCGGCGGCGTCGCGCGGTACCACAACCGCCGCGTCCACATGCCGGTGCGGACGTGA
- the LOC119275789 gene encoding uncharacterized protein LOC119275789 isoform X1, which yields MNTTILDRLFFFETMLRAVCLVTRRSAWPINMTGCLDCRNWPGPIRLRPKNDDLEAKKEEIGRLRLGGGRIVAAPKSKGFNQVRLVRFCFLRLRRQVRQSGIPFLPLARGGSIHPADHLSSLWGAMSEHAAPELPKRCHHCAGPLSKDMETSSWTVTPLVRDSFSMIGSAVGGTAGAFYAFNHAMPVVQRYIKGPMWMHFLVGAPPVVVFSSACAGLAVFIPWLHLTVFVTSDVSLGLPMSKYNNRLVAWLHGMFAYVEECDMKKQEEWDLMQEPAYTRAPRQRQLI from the exons ATGAATACCACTATCCTTGACAGGctgtttttttttgagacaatgctCAGAGCTGTTTGTCTAGTGACGAGAAGATCAGCCTGGCCCATTAACATGACAGGCTGCCTTGACTGTCGCAACTGGCCTGGCCCGATCCGGCTAAGGCCGAAGAATGACGACTTGGAGGCGAAGAAAGAAGAAATCGGACGGCTGCGGCTAGGCGGTGGTCGAATCGTGGCCGCTCCAAAATCGAAGGGTTTTAACCAAGTGAGGCTTGTTCGGTTTTGTTTCCTGCGGCTGCGGCGACAGGTCAGACAGAGCGGAATTCCCTTCCTCCCGCTAGCTCGGGGCGGATCCATCCACCCGGCGGACCATCTCTCATCTCTCTGGGGCGCCATGTCGGAGCACGCCGCCCCGGAGCTACCCAAGAGGTGCCACCACTGCGCAGGGCCCCTCTCCAAGGACATG GAAACTAGCAGCTGGACCGTGACTCCATTAGTTCGAGATAGCTTCTCAATG aTTGGTTCCGCTGTTGGGGGTACTGCAGGCGCATTTTATGCGTTTAATCATG CTATGCCTGTTGTTCAGCGTTACATAAAAGGGCCGATGTGGATGCATTTTCTTGTTGGT GCCCCTCCAGTTGTTGTATTCTCTTCTGCGTGTGCTGGATTAGCAG TTTTCATTCCTTGGCTCCACTTGACAGTTTTTGTCACTAGTGATGTTTCACTTGGCCTGCCTATGAGCAAGTATAATAACAGGCTTGTAGCCTGGTTACATGGCATGTTTGCTTATGTGGAGGAGTGTGACATGAAAAAGCAAGAGGAAtgggatctcatgcaagagcctgcctatacacgtgctcctaggcaacGGCAATTAATatga
- the LOC119275789 gene encoding uncharacterized protein LOC119275789 isoform X2, protein MSEHAAPELPKRCHHCAGPLSKDMETSSWTVTPLVRDSFSMIGSAVGGTAGAFYAFNHAMPVVQRYIKGPMWMHFLVGAPPVVVFSSACAGLAAGTIPALAQLVSSSCHAAMSSPSFARPASPDDMHKSRGSSPL, encoded by the exons ATGTCGGAGCACGCCGCCCCGGAGCTACCCAAGAGGTGCCACCACTGCGCAGGGCCCCTCTCCAAGGACATG GAAACTAGCAGCTGGACCGTGACTCCATTAGTTCGAGATAGCTTCTCAATG aTTGGTTCCGCTGTTGGGGGTACTGCAGGCGCATTTTATGCGTTTAATCATG CTATGCCTGTTGTTCAGCGTTACATAAAAGGGCCGATGTGGATGCATTTTCTTGTTGGT GCCCCTCCAGTTGTTGTATTCTCTTCTGCGTGTGCTGGATTAGCAG CTGGTACAATTCCAGCCCTTGCACAACTGGTTTCGTCGTCCTGTCATGCCGCCATGTCATCGCCCTCCTTCGCCCGCCCTGCTTCTCCCGATGACATGCACAAGAGCAGAGGCTCCTCGCCATTGTAA